One window of Burkholderia thailandensis E264 genomic DNA carries:
- a CDS encoding FadR/GntR family transcriptional regulator, producing MKNVPHTVTDAAIATIRDRIERGYYPVGSLLPAQRQLSEELAISRASLREALSTLEALGMLRIRPGKGVYVERAQASAAHAWRFAEQSSLPDTYQMRYALEGFAARMAALAVSEHDLAWFEENVAALQEALANDELDSASQLDFDFHMRIVSLAGNAAIESILRGSADIMKESQRMPFYRRELVLSTYREHRAILDALIAKDPAAAGAAIEAHISNAAQRAGVFFPTPKR from the coding sequence ATGAAGAACGTTCCACATACCGTCACCGACGCCGCCATCGCCACGATCCGCGACCGGATCGAGCGCGGCTACTATCCCGTCGGCAGCCTGTTGCCCGCGCAACGCCAATTGTCCGAGGAACTGGCGATCAGCCGCGCGTCGCTGCGCGAGGCGCTGTCGACGCTCGAAGCGCTCGGGATGCTGCGCATCCGCCCCGGCAAGGGCGTGTACGTCGAGCGCGCGCAGGCGAGCGCCGCGCACGCTTGGCGCTTCGCCGAGCAGTCGTCGCTGCCCGATACCTACCAGATGCGCTACGCGCTCGAAGGCTTCGCCGCGCGAATGGCCGCGCTCGCCGTCAGCGAGCACGATCTCGCGTGGTTCGAGGAAAACGTCGCCGCGCTGCAAGAGGCGCTTGCGAACGACGAGCTCGACAGCGCGTCGCAACTCGACTTCGATTTCCACATGCGGATCGTCAGCCTCGCCGGCAACGCGGCGATCGAATCGATCCTGCGCGGCAGCGCGGACATCATGAAGGAAAGCCAGCGGATGCCGTTCTATCGGCGCGAGCTCGTGCTTTCGACGTATCGCGAGCATCGCGCGATTCTCGACGCGCTGATCGCGAAGGACCCGGCCGCCGCGGGCGCGGCGATCGAAGCGCACATCTCGAACGCCGCGCAGCGCGCGGGCGTGTTCTTTCCAACGCCGAAGCGCTGA
- a CDS encoding C4-dicarboxylate transporter DctA, producing the protein MSKFLNSLFGRVVIALLIGVALGAFFPHFAQSLRPLGDGFLKLIKMVIGPIVFCVVVSGMANAGDLKKVGRVGLKAVVYFEAMTTLALGIGLLLAYLTKPGVGMNVDLHTLDPASLAEYAKNAQSLKDTAGYLLKIIPETAFDAFAKGDILQILVFSVLFGSALSLLGDKAKRVNTLIDEFAQVFFRVMGFIIKLAPLGVLGAIAFTTGKYGVASLKQLGLLVIVFYASCVVFVAVVLGVVMKLAGFSVFKLIRYLREELLIVLGTASSDAVLPQVMRKLEWMGVKDSTVGLVIPTGYSFNLDGFSIYLTLAVLFIAQATNTPLSVHDLIVVLLVSLVTSKGAHGIPGSAIVILAATLSAIPALPVLGLVLILPVDWFVGIARAITNLLGNCVATIVVAVWERDIDRARAQRVLDEELRYVPAGEERSNGAIADGGAHAL; encoded by the coding sequence GTGTCGAAGTTTCTCAATTCGCTGTTTGGTCGGGTGGTCATCGCGCTGTTGATCGGCGTGGCGCTCGGCGCTTTCTTCCCGCACTTCGCGCAGTCGCTGCGACCGTTGGGTGACGGGTTCCTGAAGTTGATCAAGATGGTGATCGGGCCGATTGTGTTCTGCGTCGTCGTAAGCGGCATGGCGAACGCGGGCGATCTGAAGAAGGTCGGCCGCGTCGGCCTGAAGGCCGTCGTCTACTTCGAGGCGATGACGACGCTCGCGCTCGGCATCGGCCTCCTGCTCGCATACCTGACGAAGCCGGGCGTCGGGATGAACGTCGATCTGCATACGCTCGACCCCGCATCGCTCGCCGAATACGCGAAGAACGCGCAGAGCCTGAAGGATACGGCGGGCTACCTGCTGAAGATCATCCCCGAGACCGCGTTCGACGCGTTCGCGAAGGGCGACATCCTGCAGATCCTCGTGTTCTCGGTGCTGTTCGGCTCCGCGCTGTCGCTGCTCGGCGACAAGGCGAAGCGCGTGAACACGCTGATCGACGAGTTCGCGCAGGTGTTCTTCCGCGTGATGGGCTTCATCATCAAGCTCGCGCCGCTTGGCGTGCTCGGCGCGATCGCGTTCACGACCGGCAAGTACGGCGTCGCGTCGCTCAAGCAACTGGGCCTGCTCGTGATCGTGTTCTACGCGAGCTGCGTCGTGTTCGTCGCGGTCGTGCTCGGCGTGGTGATGAAGCTCGCGGGCTTCTCGGTGTTCAAGCTGATCCGCTACCTGCGCGAAGAGCTCCTGATCGTGCTCGGCACCGCGTCGTCGGACGCCGTGCTGCCGCAGGTGATGCGCAAGCTCGAATGGATGGGCGTGAAGGATTCGACGGTCGGCCTCGTGATTCCGACGGGCTACTCGTTCAACCTCGACGGCTTCTCGATCTACCTGACGCTCGCCGTGCTCTTCATCGCGCAGGCGACCAACACGCCGCTGTCGGTGCACGATCTGATCGTCGTGCTGCTCGTGTCGCTCGTCACGTCGAAGGGCGCGCACGGCATCCCGGGCTCGGCGATCGTGATTCTCGCCGCGACGCTGTCGGCGATCCCCGCGCTGCCCGTGCTCGGCCTCGTGCTGATCCTGCCCGTCGACTGGTTCGTCGGCATCGCGCGCGCGATCACGAACCTGCTCGGCAACTGCGTCGCGACGATCGTCGTCGCGGTGTGGGAGCGCGACATCGATCGCGCCCGCGCGCAGCGCGTGCTCGACGAGGAACTGCGCTACGTGCCGGCTGGCGAGGAGCGCTCGAACGGCGCGATCGCGGACGGCGGCGCGCACGCGCTCTGA
- the alc gene encoding allantoicase translates to MAAPILDPNAPAFTRRYMNLADPRLGAKALFASDEFFAPKERMLDPEPAVFIPGKYDDHGKWMDGWETRRKRTTGYDFCVVRLARPGVVYGVDLDTSHFTGNFPPAASIDACVSDADTPPDDAVWETLVPATTLAGNQHHYVDVSNPRAYTHLRVNLYPDGGLARLRVYGQPQRDWSRAARGELVDLAAIENGAYLVAANNEHFGPASRMLMPGRGVNMGDGWETRRRREPGNDWAIIALARPGVIRRVEVDTAHFKGNFPDRCSLQAARVAGGTDASLVTQAMFWPALLGEQPLRMDSVHTFEAELAALGAVTHVRLNIHPDGGVSRLRLWGELA, encoded by the coding sequence ATGGCCGCCCCGATTCTCGATCCGAACGCCCCTGCGTTCACGCGCCGCTACATGAATCTCGCCGATCCGCGCCTCGGTGCGAAGGCGCTCTTCGCGAGCGACGAATTCTTCGCGCCGAAGGAGCGGATGCTCGATCCGGAACCCGCCGTGTTCATTCCCGGCAAGTACGACGACCACGGCAAGTGGATGGACGGCTGGGAGACGCGCCGCAAGCGCACGACGGGCTACGACTTCTGCGTCGTGCGGCTCGCGCGGCCGGGCGTCGTGTACGGCGTCGATCTCGACACGAGCCACTTCACCGGCAATTTCCCGCCCGCCGCGTCGATCGACGCATGCGTGTCGGACGCCGACACGCCGCCCGACGACGCCGTCTGGGAGACGCTCGTGCCGGCGACGACGCTCGCGGGCAACCAGCATCACTACGTCGACGTGAGCAATCCTCGCGCCTATACGCACCTGCGCGTGAACCTGTATCCGGACGGCGGGCTCGCGCGGCTGCGCGTGTACGGCCAGCCGCAGCGCGACTGGAGCCGCGCGGCGCGCGGCGAGCTCGTCGATCTGGCCGCGATCGAGAACGGCGCGTATCTCGTCGCCGCGAACAACGAGCACTTCGGCCCCGCGTCGCGCATGCTGATGCCCGGGCGCGGCGTGAACATGGGCGACGGCTGGGAGACGCGCCGGCGCCGCGAGCCCGGCAACGACTGGGCGATCATCGCGCTCGCGCGGCCGGGCGTGATTCGCAGGGTCGAAGTCGATACCGCGCACTTCAAGGGCAATTTCCCGGACCGCTGCTCGCTGCAGGCGGCGCGCGTCGCGGGCGGCACCGATGCGTCGCTCGTCACGCAGGCGATGTTCTGGCCGGCGCTGCTCGGCGAGCAGCCGCTGCGGATGGACAGCGTGCACACGTTCGAGGCGGAGCTCGCGGCGCTCGGCGCGGTCACGCACGTACGCCTGAACATTCATCCGGACGGCGGCGTGTCGCGGCTGCGCCTCTGGGGCGAACTCGCATAA
- a CDS encoding ureidoglycolate lyase produces MQTLHTLRLERLTREAFAPFGDVIELAGARRFLINGGTTERFHDLASIDVTEAGGQPLVSLFRAQPRAWPIEIDMMERHPLGSQAFVPLAAVARYALVVAPAGEFDPTRMRAFLALGWQGVNYAKGVWHHPLLALDAVSDFVVIDRGGAQPNCDEIALDARWRLVADDAHASAA; encoded by the coding sequence ATGCAGACGCTGCACACCCTGCGCCTCGAGCGCCTGACGCGGGAAGCGTTCGCGCCGTTCGGCGACGTGATCGAACTGGCGGGCGCACGCCGCTTCCTGATCAACGGCGGGACGACCGAGCGCTTTCACGATCTTGCGTCGATCGACGTCACGGAGGCGGGCGGGCAGCCGCTCGTGAGCCTCTTTCGCGCTCAGCCGCGCGCATGGCCGATCGAGATCGACATGATGGAGCGGCACCCGCTCGGCAGCCAGGCGTTCGTGCCGCTCGCGGCGGTCGCGCGCTATGCGCTCGTCGTCGCGCCGGCCGGAGAATTCGATCCGACCCGGATGCGCGCGTTTCTCGCGCTCGGCTGGCAAGGCGTCAATTACGCGAAAGGCGTCTGGCACCATCCGCTCCTCGCGCTCGACGCGGTCAGCGATTTCGTCGTGATCGACCGCGGCGGCGCGCAGCCGAACTGTGACGAGATCGCGCTCGACGCGCGCTGGCGCCTCGTCGCGGACGACGCGCACGCGAGCGCTGCCTGA
- the fur gene encoding ferric iron uptake transcriptional regulator, with protein MTNPTDLKNIGLKATLPRLKILEIFQQSPVRHLTAEDVYRNLLHEELDIGLATVYRVLTQFEQAGLLSRSNFESGKAVFELNEGSHHDHLVCLDCGRVEEFFDAEIETRQQAIAKERGFKLQEHSLAMYGTCTTENCPYRKH; from the coding sequence ATGACCAATCCGACCGATCTCAAAAACATCGGGCTCAAGGCCACCCTACCGCGCCTCAAGATTCTCGAAATTTTCCAGCAAAGCCCGGTTCGCCACCTGACGGCAGAAGACGTCTATCGCAACCTGCTGCACGAGGAACTCGACATCGGCCTCGCCACCGTTTACCGCGTGCTCACCCAGTTCGAGCAGGCGGGCCTGCTGTCGCGCAGCAACTTCGAATCCGGCAAGGCCGTGTTCGAGCTGAACGAAGGCTCGCACCACGATCACCTCGTGTGCCTCGATTGCGGCCGCGTCGAAGAGTTCTTCGACGCCGAGATCGAGACCCGCCAGCAGGCGATCGCGAAGGAACGCGGCTTCAAGCTGCAGGAGCATTCGCTCGCGATGTACGGCACCTGCACGACGGAAAACTGCCCCTATCGCAAACACTGA
- the bamE gene encoding outer membrane protein assembly factor BamE, producing MRSTVIAAAAVVGLAACSSYDSVTQRIAQSITPYRITVVQGNFVSQEKASQLQVGMSREQVRALLGTPLLTDMFHADRWDYVFYFKRGSTSVVQQRDLVVNFAGDRLAGWTGADNLPSELDLLADIDGDRRGKKARKAAAAASAASAPQVAAAPASAPEAAQAMDQNDANAQAARAANRATAQVSGQSGAAARFSPSAQMAPNAPTPGGLPPGAAPAIQPQFQFHRPPPPSAQGGASLPVGPQGADSLPNQPLTAPAPASGAQGAGG from the coding sequence GTGCGGAGCACCGTCATCGCAGCTGCCGCCGTGGTCGGACTGGCCGCCTGCTCGTCGTACGACAGCGTGACTCAGCGGATCGCGCAGAGCATCACGCCGTATCGGATCACCGTCGTCCAGGGCAACTTCGTGTCGCAGGAAAAGGCGTCGCAACTGCAGGTCGGCATGTCGCGCGAGCAAGTGCGCGCGCTGCTCGGCACGCCGCTGCTGACCGACATGTTCCATGCGGATCGCTGGGATTACGTCTTCTACTTCAAGCGCGGCTCGACATCGGTCGTTCAGCAGCGCGATCTCGTGGTGAATTTCGCGGGCGATCGCCTCGCTGGCTGGACGGGCGCGGACAACCTGCCGTCCGAGCTCGATCTGCTCGCCGACATCGACGGCGACCGCCGCGGCAAGAAGGCGCGCAAGGCGGCTGCGGCCGCGAGCGCCGCGTCCGCGCCGCAAGTCGCCGCCGCGCCTGCATCGGCGCCCGAAGCCGCGCAAGCGATGGATCAGAACGACGCGAACGCACAGGCGGCGCGCGCGGCGAACCGCGCGACCGCGCAGGTGTCCGGCCAAAGCGGCGCGGCGGCCCGTTTCTCGCCGTCCGCGCAGATGGCGCCGAACGCGCCGACCCCGGGCGGCCTGCCGCCCGGCGCCGCGCCCGCGATCCAGCCGCAGTTCCAGTTCCATCGTCCGCCTCCGCCGTCCGCACAAGGCGGCGCGAGCCTGCCGGTCGGCCCGCAGGGCGCCGACAGCCTGCCGAACCAGCCGCTCACGGCGCCCGCGCCCGCATCCGGCGCGCAGGGGGCCGGCGGCTGA
- the dapB gene encoding 4-hydroxy-tetrahydrodipicolinate reductase: MKIAIAGASGRMGRMLIEAVLAAPDATLVGALDRTGSPQLGQDAGAFLGKQTGVALTDDIERVCAEADYLIDFTLPEGTLVHLDAALRHDVKLVIGTTGFSEPQKAQLRAAGEKIALVFSANMSVGVNVTMKLLEFAAKQFAQGYDIEIIEAHHRHKVDAPSGTALMMGETIAAATGRSLDDCAVYGRHGVTGERDPSTIGFSAIRGGDIVGDHTVLFAGIGERIEITHKSASRVSYAQGALRAARFLAGRDAGFFDMQDVLGLR; this comes from the coding sequence ATGAAGATTGCGATTGCTGGTGCGTCAGGCCGGATGGGCCGGATGCTGATCGAAGCGGTGCTCGCCGCGCCCGACGCGACGCTCGTCGGCGCGCTCGACCGCACGGGCTCGCCGCAGCTCGGCCAGGACGCGGGTGCGTTCCTCGGCAAGCAGACCGGGGTCGCGCTCACCGACGATATCGAGCGCGTGTGCGCCGAAGCCGATTACCTGATCGACTTCACGCTCCCCGAGGGCACGCTCGTCCACCTGGACGCGGCGCTGCGCCACGACGTGAAGCTCGTGATCGGCACGACGGGCTTCAGCGAGCCGCAGAAGGCGCAGTTGCGCGCGGCGGGCGAGAAGATCGCGCTCGTGTTCTCGGCGAACATGAGCGTCGGCGTGAACGTCACGATGAAGCTGCTCGAATTCGCGGCGAAGCAGTTCGCGCAGGGCTACGACATCGAGATCATCGAGGCGCATCACCGGCACAAGGTCGACGCGCCGTCCGGCACCGCGCTGATGATGGGCGAGACGATCGCCGCCGCGACGGGCCGCTCGCTCGACGATTGCGCGGTCTACGGCCGCCACGGCGTGACGGGCGAGCGCGATCCGTCGACGATCGGTTTTTCGGCGATCCGCGGCGGCGACATCGTCGGCGATCACACGGTGCTCTTCGCCGGCATCGGCGAGCGCATCGAGATCACGCACAAATCGGCGAGCCGCGTGTCATACGCGCAAGGGGCGCTGCGCGCCGCGCGCTTCCTCGCCGGCCGCGACGCCGGTTTCTTCGACATGCAGGACGTGCTCGGCCTGCGCTGA
- a CDS encoding MotA/TolQ/ExbB proton channel family protein has protein sequence MATPTGILHYLESGDAVTHAVAYVLLAMSIASWCFLLVKAWVLVRAKRQGPAALAAFWRAATLDDGLAALRAADKERVFLPLAEAARDADAASRIEPHALSARVERGERVLRALRHALRASQRRLEFGQVLLASIGSTAPFVGLLGTVWGIYHALGSIAASGQAQIENVAGPVGEALIMTAFGLVVAIPAVLAYNILGRLVRQLVEELDGFARDLHVFVCGEPAAAPADNPAAAA, from the coding sequence ATGGCGACCCCGACCGGCATCCTCCATTACCTCGAGAGCGGCGACGCCGTCACGCACGCGGTCGCTTACGTGCTGCTCGCGATGTCGATCGCGAGCTGGTGCTTCCTGCTCGTGAAGGCGTGGGTGCTCGTGCGCGCGAAGCGCCAGGGGCCCGCCGCGCTCGCCGCGTTCTGGCGCGCGGCGACGCTCGACGACGGCCTCGCCGCGCTGCGCGCGGCCGACAAAGAGCGCGTGTTCCTGCCGCTCGCGGAGGCCGCGCGCGATGCGGACGCCGCGTCGCGCATCGAGCCGCATGCGCTCTCCGCGCGCGTCGAGCGCGGCGAGCGCGTGCTGCGCGCGCTGCGCCACGCGCTGCGCGCTTCGCAGCGCAGGCTCGAATTCGGCCAGGTGCTGCTCGCGTCGATCGGCAGCACCGCGCCGTTCGTCGGCCTGCTCGGCACCGTCTGGGGGATCTATCACGCGCTCGGCAGCATCGCGGCGAGCGGGCAGGCGCAGATCGAGAACGTTGCCGGCCCGGTCGGCGAGGCGCTCATCATGACCGCGTTCGGCCTGGTCGTCGCGATTCCGGCGGTGCTCGCGTACAACATCCTCGGGCGGCTCGTGCGCCAGCTCGTCGAGGAGCTCGACGGCTTCGCGCGCGATCTGCACGTGTTCGTCTGCGGCGAGCCGGCCGCGGCCCCCGCCGACAACCCGGCCGCCGCGGCCTAG
- a CDS encoding ExbD/TolR family protein produces the protein MAFGGLDHQHTSQPMADINMTPLIDVMLVLLVIFILTAPLLTHAIRLDLPKVAAAPARETPETITVSIDAAGKLYWNDAPVALDALAARLRDAAANGKDPELHLRAARDTRYDTIAQVMGAAQQAGVARIGFVTDASGKPDASAKPPARPSPPRAAQRPPQPQPPSPSPSPPAIPAPR, from the coding sequence ATGGCGTTCGGCGGACTCGATCACCAGCATACGTCGCAGCCGATGGCGGACATCAACATGACGCCGCTCATCGACGTGATGCTCGTGCTGCTCGTCATCTTCATCCTCACCGCGCCGCTCTTGACGCACGCGATCCGGCTCGATTTGCCGAAGGTCGCGGCGGCGCCCGCGCGCGAGACGCCGGAGACGATCACGGTGTCGATCGACGCGGCGGGCAAGCTGTACTGGAACGACGCGCCCGTCGCTCTCGATGCGCTCGCCGCGCGGCTGCGTGACGCGGCGGCAAACGGCAAGGACCCGGAGCTGCATCTGCGCGCCGCGCGCGACACCCGCTACGACACGATCGCGCAGGTGATGGGCGCGGCGCAGCAGGCGGGCGTCGCGCGGATCGGCTTCGTCACCGACGCGTCGGGAAAGCCCGACGCGTCCGCGAAGCCGCCGGCGCGACCTTCGCCGCCGCGCGCCGCGCAACGCCCGCCGCAGCCGCAGCCGCCGTCGCCGTCGCCGTCGCCGCCCGCGATACCCGCGCCGCGCTGA
- the leuS gene encoding leucine--tRNA ligase, translating into MHERYVPADVEAAAQSDWRAADAYRSKEDANRKKFYCVSMLPYPSGKLHMGHVRNYTINDVMYRYLRMNGYNTLMPMGWDAFGMPAENAAMANGVPPAQWTYDNIAYMKKQMQSMGLAIDWSREVTTCKPDYYKWNQWLFLKMLEKGIAYKKTGTVNWDPVDQTVLANEQVIDGRGWRSGALVEKREIPMYYMRITQYADELLNDLDGLGWPERVKIMQQNWIGKSFGVNFGFPYELDGEKKLLRVFTTRADTIMGVTFCAIAAEHPLAARLAQDKPELQAFIDECKRGGVAEADIATMEKKGVATGFSVSHPLTGAPVEVWIGNYVLMSYGEGAVMGVPAHDERDFAFAKKYGLPIRQVIAVEGETYSTDAWQEWYGDKTRAVCVNSGKYDGLAYDAAVDAIAADLKAGGFGDKQITYRLRDWGISRQRYWGTPIPIIHCPSCGDVPVPEQDLPVVLPEDLVPDGTGNPLAKSDAFLNCACPKCGAAAKRETDTMDTFVDSAWYFSRYAAPDAQTMVDARTDYWMPMDQYIGGIEHAILHLLYSRFWAKVMRDLGLVAFGEPAKNLLTQGMVLNETFYREDAAGKKTWYNPADVTVSFDDKGRPVGAVLKADGQPVVLGGIEKMSKSKNNGVDPQMLIDHYGADTARLFTMFAAPPEQQLEWSGAGVDGASRFLRRVWAFGFANREALAVRAPFDVAQLAEADKTLRREIHGVLKQADFDYQRLQYNTVVSAAMKMLNAIEGAKGATPAVLRETYGVLLRVLYPVVPHVTYELWKALGYADEFGPLLDAPWPKVDEAALEQAEIELVLQINGKVRGALKVAKDASREAIEAAAVADEMFAKFAEGKPAKKIIVVPGRLVNVVV; encoded by the coding sequence ATGCACGAAAGATACGTACCCGCCGACGTCGAAGCCGCCGCCCAGAGCGACTGGCGCGCAGCCGATGCCTACCGCTCGAAGGAAGACGCGAACCGCAAGAAGTTCTACTGCGTGTCGATGCTGCCTTACCCGTCGGGCAAGCTGCACATGGGTCACGTGCGCAACTACACGATCAACGACGTGATGTACCGCTATCTGCGGATGAACGGCTACAACACGCTGATGCCGATGGGTTGGGACGCGTTCGGGATGCCGGCCGAGAACGCCGCGATGGCCAACGGCGTGCCGCCCGCGCAGTGGACGTACGACAACATCGCGTACATGAAGAAGCAGATGCAGTCGATGGGCCTCGCGATCGACTGGTCGCGCGAGGTCACGACCTGCAAGCCCGACTACTACAAGTGGAACCAGTGGCTGTTCCTGAAGATGCTCGAGAAGGGCATCGCGTACAAGAAGACCGGCACCGTGAACTGGGACCCGGTCGACCAGACCGTGCTCGCGAACGAGCAGGTGATCGACGGGCGCGGCTGGCGCTCGGGCGCGCTCGTCGAGAAGCGCGAGATCCCGATGTACTACATGCGGATCACGCAGTACGCCGATGAACTGCTGAACGATCTCGACGGCCTCGGCTGGCCCGAGCGCGTGAAGATCATGCAGCAGAACTGGATCGGCAAGAGCTTCGGCGTGAACTTCGGCTTCCCGTACGAGCTCGACGGCGAGAAGAAGCTGTTGCGCGTGTTCACGACGCGCGCGGACACGATCATGGGCGTCACGTTCTGCGCGATCGCGGCCGAGCATCCGCTCGCCGCGCGGCTTGCGCAGGACAAGCCGGAACTGCAGGCGTTCATCGACGAATGCAAGCGCGGCGGCGTTGCCGAGGCCGACATCGCGACGATGGAGAAGAAGGGCGTCGCGACGGGTTTTTCGGTGTCGCATCCGCTCACGGGCGCACCGGTCGAGGTGTGGATCGGCAACTACGTGCTGATGAGCTACGGCGAGGGCGCGGTGATGGGCGTGCCGGCGCACGACGAGCGCGACTTCGCGTTCGCGAAGAAGTACGGCCTGCCGATCCGGCAGGTGATTGCCGTGGAGGGCGAGACGTACTCGACCGACGCGTGGCAGGAGTGGTACGGCGACAAGACGCGCGCCGTGTGCGTGAACAGCGGCAAGTACGACGGCCTCGCGTACGACGCGGCCGTCGACGCGATCGCGGCCGACCTGAAGGCGGGCGGCTTCGGCGACAAGCAGATCACGTACCGCTTGCGCGACTGGGGCATTTCCCGCCAGCGCTACTGGGGCACGCCGATTCCGATCATCCACTGCCCGTCGTGCGGCGACGTGCCGGTGCCGGAACAGGACCTGCCCGTCGTGCTGCCGGAAGACCTCGTGCCGGACGGCACGGGCAACCCGCTCGCGAAATCCGACGCGTTCCTGAACTGCGCGTGCCCGAAGTGCGGCGCGGCGGCGAAGCGCGAAACGGACACGATGGACACGTTCGTCGATTCCGCGTGGTACTTCTCGCGCTACGCGGCGCCCGACGCGCAGACGATGGTCGACGCGCGCACCGACTACTGGATGCCGATGGACCAGTACATCGGCGGCATCGAGCACGCGATCCTGCACCTGCTGTACTCGCGCTTCTGGGCGAAGGTGATGCGCGACCTCGGCCTCGTCGCGTTCGGCGAGCCGGCGAAGAACCTGCTCACGCAGGGGATGGTGCTCAACGAGACGTTCTACCGCGAGGACGCGGCGGGCAAGAAGACCTGGTACAACCCGGCCGACGTCACCGTGTCGTTCGACGACAAGGGGCGCCCCGTCGGCGCGGTGCTGAAGGCGGACGGGCAGCCGGTCGTGCTGGGCGGCATCGAGAAGATGTCGAAGTCGAAGAACAACGGCGTCGATCCGCAGATGCTGATCGACCATTACGGCGCCGACACCGCGCGCCTCTTCACGATGTTCGCGGCGCCCCCCGAGCAGCAGCTCGAGTGGTCGGGCGCGGGCGTCGACGGCGCGAGCCGCTTCCTGCGCCGCGTGTGGGCGTTCGGCTTCGCGAACCGCGAAGCGCTCGCCGTGCGCGCGCCGTTCGACGTCGCGCAACTCGCCGAAGCGGACAAGACGCTGCGCCGCGAGATCCACGGCGTGCTGAAGCAGGCCGATTTCGACTACCAGCGCCTGCAGTACAACACGGTCGTGTCGGCCGCGATGAAGATGCTCAACGCGATCGAAGGCGCGAAGGGCGCGACGCCCGCCGTGCTGCGCGAGACCTATGGCGTGCTGCTGCGCGTGCTGTATCCGGTCGTGCCGCACGTCACGTACGAGCTGTGGAAGGCGCTCGGCTACGCGGACGAGTTTGGCCCGCTTCTCGACGCGCCGTGGCCGAAGGTCGACGAGGCCGCGCTCGAGCAGGCCGAGATCGAGCTCGTGCTGCAGATCAACGGCAAGGTGCGCGGCGCGCTGAAGGTGGCGAAGGACGCGAGCCGCGAGGCGATCGAGGCGGCGGCCGTCGCCGACGAGATGTTCGCGAAATTCGCCGAAGGCAAGCCGGCGAAGAAGATCATTGTCGTGCCGGGCCGTCTCGTGAACGTCGTCGTCTGA
- the lptE gene encoding LPS assembly lipoprotein LptE, with the protein MIRRSFLMLVGSAVLLSACGFKLRGQQDYAFKRLFIAGAPPAAAARLTRLVEAGSDTKIVKTPDEADAVLNLAESRGQGTLTLDRYGMVQEYQLNYSLNYTLLAKDGTALIPPSVIALNRAMTYSAQYTNAKAQEAEILFNDMQNDAIDQLMRRLAIVRTLHPEPGKGVPAVAPRAPLPPPPL; encoded by the coding sequence GTGATCCGCAGATCGTTTTTGATGCTCGTGGGCAGCGCGGTGCTGTTGTCCGCGTGCGGTTTCAAGCTGCGCGGGCAGCAGGACTACGCGTTCAAGCGCCTGTTCATCGCCGGCGCGCCGCCTGCCGCGGCCGCGCGGCTCACGCGCCTCGTCGAGGCCGGCAGCGATACGAAGATCGTCAAGACGCCCGACGAGGCGGACGCGGTGCTGAACCTCGCGGAATCGCGCGGCCAGGGCACGCTGACGCTCGACCGGTACGGCATGGTGCAGGAATATCAGCTCAACTACTCGCTGAACTACACGCTTCTGGCCAAGGACGGCACAGCGCTGATCCCGCCTTCGGTGATCGCGCTCAATCGCGCGATGACGTACAGCGCGCAGTACACGAACGCGAAGGCGCAGGAAGCCGAGATCCTGTTTAACGACATGCAGAACGACGCGATCGATCAGCTGATGCGCCGCCTCGCGATCGTCCGCACGCTGCATCCGGAGCCGGGCAAGGGCGTGCCGGCCGTTGCGCCGCGCGCGCCGCTGCCGCCGCCGCCGCTGTGA